The Ovis aries strain OAR_USU_Benz2616 breed Rambouillet chromosome 11, ARS-UI_Ramb_v3.0, whole genome shotgun sequence genome window below encodes:
- the LOC114116989 gene encoding WAP four-disulfide core domain protein 18-like — translation MKTGTIFVLLAFIVMGLEVAWAQGSLVKGRQRPGFCPEVPKGTMGICVELCSGDDSCPEGMKCCSNGCGHVCKTAVFRKVGSGGRGKAGLDSY, via the exons ATGAAGACAGGCACCATCTTTGTTCTGCTGGCTTTCATCGTCATGGGGCTGGAGGTCGCCTGGGCTCAGGGATCTCTTGTCAAAG GACGACAGAGACCTGGATTCTGCCCAGAGGTGCCCAAAGGTACTATGGGAATTTGTGTTGAACTGTGCTCAGGAGATGATTCCTGTCCTGAGGGAATGAAATGCTGCAGCAATGGGTGTGGTCACGTCTGCAAAACTGCTGTCTTCAGA aaGGTTGGCTCTGGTGGCCGTGGGAAAGCTGGACTGGACAGTTATTGA
- the LOC101114032 gene encoding WAP four-disulfide core domain protein 18-like, whose product MKTGTVFVLLAFIVIGLEVAWAQVSLVEGRQELGFCPEVPKGTLGMCVELCSGDDSCPEGMKCCSNGCGHVCKTAVFRKVGSGGRGKAGLDSY is encoded by the exons ATGAAGACAGGCACCGTTTTTGTTCTGCTGGCTTTCATTGTCATAGGGCTGGAGGTCGCCTGGGCTCAGGTGTCTCTTGTCGAAG GACGACAGGAACTTGGATTCTGCCCAGAGGTGCCCAAAGGTACTCTGGGAATGTGTGTTGAACTGTGCTCAGGAGATGATTCCTGTCCTGAGGGAATGAAATGCTGCAGCAATGGGTGTGGTCACGTCTGCAAAACTGCTGTCTTCAGA aaGGTTGGCTCTGGTGGCCGTGGGAAAGCTGGACTGGACAGTTATTGA